A part of Vigna radiata var. radiata cultivar VC1973A unplaced genomic scaffold, Vradiata_ver6 scaffold_253, whole genome shotgun sequence genomic DNA contains:
- the LOC106755369 gene encoding switch 2: MSLQALKETLQPCSTQKSSSSSAITQTQRNPILRDYDSLFPIHRKPPKSSLSDQIRRLNDSLSPLHSKTLQQEEKKEELLEEEEPEIERPKFASVKLPQFQFDHTGPFEPLLLSSHGEFPVVQVPASINCRLLEHQREGVRFLYGLYKNNHGGILGDDMGLGKTIQAIAFLAAVFGKEHSTLNENQLEKRDPALIICPTSVIHNWESEFSKWSNFSVSIYHGANRDLIFDKLEANGAEILITSFDTYRIHGSLLSDVKWNVVIVDEAHRLKNEKSKLYKACLQIKTLRRYGLTGTIMQNKIMELFNLFNWVSPGSLGTREHFRDFYDEPLKHGQRSTAPDRFVQIANKRKQRLVEVLHKYMLRRTKEETIGHLMMGKEDNIVFCAMSDVQKRVYRRMLQLPDIQCLINKNLPCSCGSPLTQVECCKRIVPDGVIWPYLHRDNPDGCDSCPFCLVLPCLVKLQQISNHLELIKPNPKDDPEKQSKDAEFAAAVFGPDIDLVGGKTQNESFMGLSDVKHCGKMRALEKLLFSWFSQGDKVLLFSYSVRMLDILEKFLIRKGYCFSRLDGSTPTNLRQSLVDDFNSSPSKQVFLISTRAGGLGLNLVSANRVVIFDPNWNPAQDLQAQDRSFRFGQKRHVVVFRLLAAGSLEELVYSRQVYKQQLSNIAVSGKMEKRYFEGVQDCKEFQGELFGISNLFRDLSDKLFTSEIIELHKEHGHESEQLEEVNLSEQRGSSVSESEIRLCHKSAGAATSKPDLEGLGIVYTHRNEDIVNFGPGIQGKINAIPSNDSLVKPSTSLDHQRKKPEKRKVPLIDDRKRTQYKLLAQSMGMEELAFSKWLLSATPLEREKVLLDYKKKKKMPNG; encoded by the exons ATGTCACTGCAGGCTCTGAAGGAAACTCTGCAACCTTGTTCGACCCAAAAatcctcttcctcttctgcaATTACCCAAACACAGCGCAATCCAATTCTTCGTGACTACGATTCCCTCTTCCCAATCCACAGAAAACCTCCAAAATCATCTCTTTCGGACCAGATTCGCCGCCTTAACGACTCACTATCCCCATTACACTCCAAAACACtacaacaagaagaaaaaaaagaggaactactagaagaagaagaacctgAGATAGAGAGACCCAAATTCGCTTCAGTTAAATTGCCACAGTTTCAATTTGATCACACTGGACCCTTTGAGCCTCTCCTCCTGTCTTCGCATGGAGAATTTCCGGTGGTTCAG GTTCCTGCATCTATAAACTGTAGACTGCTTGAGCATCAAAGAGAGGGTGTGAGGTTTTTGTATGGTTTGTACAAGAACAATCATGGAGGCATACTTGGAGATGACAT GGGTCTTGGGAAGACAATTCAAGCAATAGCATTTCTTGCTGCTGTCTTTGGTAAAGAACATTCTACCCTTAATGAAAACCAGCTAGAGAAAAGAGACCCTGCATTAATAATATGCCCAACATCTGTTATCCACAACTGGGAGAGTGAATTCTCTAAGTGGTCTAACTTCAGTGTTTCAATTTATCATGGTGCAAACCGGGATTTgatatttgataaattggaaGCAAATGGAGCAGAGATACTTATTACCAGTTTTGACACATACAGGATTCATGGAAGTTTGTTGTCAGATGTCAAATGGAATGTCGTGATTGTCGATGAGGCTCATCGACTTAAGAATGAGAAATCAAAACTCTATAAAGCTTGTTTACAAATTAAAACCCTTAGACGGTATGGTCTCACTGGGACTATAATGCAAAATAAGATAATGGAACTGTTCAATCTCTTCAACTGGGTTTCACCTGGATCCCTTGGAACACGGGAACACTTTCGTGACTTCTATGATGAACCCCTTAAGCATGGCCAGAGGTCAACTGCTCCTGATAGGTTTGTCCAAATTGCTAATAAGAGAAAACAACGCCTTGTGGAAGTTCTTCATAAATATATGTTGAGAAGGACAAAGGAAGAGACCATTGGGCATCTTATGATGGGTAAGGAAGATAACATTGTGTTTTGTGCAATGAGTGATGTGCAAAAACGTGTTTACAGGAGAATGTTACAGCTTCCTGACATTCAATGCCTTATAAATAAGAACTTGCCATGTAGTTGTGGTAGCCCTCTTACTCAAGTTGAATGTTGCAAGAGGATAGTACCAGATGGGGTTATTTGGCCTTACTTGCATAGAGATAACCCAGATGGATGTGATTCATGCCCCTTTTGCCTTGTCCTTCCATGCCTTGTCAAGCTCCAACAG ATAAGCAATCACCTTGAGCTCATCAAACCAAACCCCAAAGATGACCCTGAGAAACAAAGTAAAGATGCAGAGTTTGCTGCTGCTGTCTTTGGCCCTGATATCGATTTAGTGGGTGGGaaaacacaaaatgaaagtttcatgggtctaagtgaTGTGAAGCATTGTGGCAAAATGCGAGCACTTGAGAAGCTATTGTTCTCATGGTTTTCACAGGGTGACAAAGTTCTTTTGTTTAGCTATTCTGTAAG GATGCTGGACATACTGGAGAAATTTCTTATTCGAAAAGGCTACTGTTTCTCAAGACTTGATGGGTCCACTCCTACTAATTTACGCCAATCCCTGGTTGATGATTTCAACTCAAGTCCAAGCAAACAA GTATTCCTGATATCAACTCGTGCTGGTGGGCTCGGATTGAATCTTGTCAGTGCAAACCGTGTTGTAATATTTGACCCTAACTGGAACCCTGCTCAAGACTTACAGGCTCAGGACAGGTCCTTTCGATTTGGACAGAAGCGGCATGTCGTGGTGTTCCGTCTTCTTGCAGCTGGTTCACTTGAAGAACTTGTTTATTCACGTCAGGTGTATAAGCAGCAGCTCTCGAACATTGCTGTCTCTGGAAAGATGGAAAAACGATATTTTGAAGGTGTCCAG GACTGCAAAGAATTTCAAGGAGAGCTATTTGGTATTTCCAATTTATTCCGAGATTTGTCAGATAAGCTGTTTACCAGTGAGATCATTGAATTGCATAAAGAACATGGACATGAATCGGAACAACTGGAAGAAGTAAATCTGTCAGAACAACGAGGTTCATCGGTATCAGAGTCAGAAATCAGATTATGTCATAAGTCTGCTGGGGCTGCAACAAGCAAACCAGATCTTGAAGGGCTTG GCATAGTATATACTCATCGCAATGAAGACATTGTCAACTTTGGACCTGGCATTCAAGGGAAAATAAATGCCATCCCATCAAATGATAGCTTAGTCAAGCCTAGCACCTCTTTGGATcatcaaagaaaaaaaccaGAAAAAAGGAAAGTTCCTTTGATTGATGATAGGAAGAGGACCCAATATAAGCTCCTTGCTCAATCTATGGGCATGGAAGAGCTTGCCTTTAGCAAATGGTTATTATCAGCGACTCCacttgagagagaaaaagtgcTTCTTgattacaagaagaaaaagaagatgcCTAATGGTTGA